In Bacteroidota bacterium, a single genomic region encodes these proteins:
- a CDS encoding ThiF family adenylyltransferase — protein sequence MNPLLYLLEEQINSHLNSTENIKKIIDGVAYSMDGNTVFHAYVNSPKVIPASRVISCKFHFFKSIEESNEATKNLIKDLSENKTPPLQIFIYEVENTIECKSFFIEFNNVFECEIKIVPEKSELYSRSKGLLETDSLSKKTVGIVGLGSGGSPIAVELAKAGIGKFVLIDFDRIELSNVSRHICGTNDLGRLKTYAVRDAILQKNPYAEITTLEIDVNKFPTECSEALSNVDLIMCASDNDRSRFFLNEIALKYKIPAIFGRAITRAIGGDVLRVRPFEGPCYSCLYSQNIRSEGGDDEEVSQEQQAKKLLPDYTSDKEIKTVIQVGLASDIAPISNFMVKLALVELSKGLDTGIKSLEEDFISDFYIWANRRENIYESWSKLEFNFNKPSILRWYGAKVSKDPNCMVCG from the coding sequence ATGAACCCACTATTGTATTTACTTGAAGAGCAAATAAATTCACACCTTAATTCCACGGAGAATATTAAAAAAATTATAGATGGAGTTGCTTATAGCATGGATGGAAATACTGTTTTTCATGCCTATGTTAACTCTCCTAAAGTTATTCCTGCAAGTAGGGTTATCTCCTGTAAATTTCATTTTTTCAAATCCATTGAAGAATCCAATGAAGCAACAAAAAACCTTATTAAAGATTTGTCGGAAAACAAAACCCCACCGCTTCAAATTTTTATTTATGAGGTTGAAAACACCATCGAATGCAAATCATTTTTTATCGAATTTAATAATGTTTTTGAGTGCGAAATAAAAATAGTTCCTGAAAAGTCAGAACTATATTCAAGAAGTAAAGGGCTTTTAGAAACTGATTCTCTTTCTAAAAAAACTGTTGGGATTGTTGGGCTCGGAAGCGGAGGCTCACCTATAGCTGTTGAATTAGCAAAAGCAGGAATTGGAAAGTTTGTTCTGATTGATTTTGACAGAATAGAACTTTCAAATGTATCGAGACATATTTGCGGAACAAATGATTTAGGGCGGTTAAAAACTTACGCTGTTCGGGATGCCATTCTGCAAAAAAACCCCTATGCAGAAATTACAACTTTGGAAATAGATGTAAATAAATTCCCCACTGAGTGTTCAGAAGCACTTTCAAATGTTGATTTAATAATGTGCGCATCAGATAATGATAGGAGTAGATTTTTTCTTAATGAAATTGCTCTGAAATATAAAATACCTGCCATTTTTGGAAGGGCGATTACAAGGGCGATTGGCGGTGATGTTTTAAGAGTAAGACCCTTTGAAGGCCCCTGTTATAGTTGTCTTTATTCTCAAAACATTAGGTCGGAAGGCGGAGACGATGAGGAGGTATCACAAGAACAACAAGCAAAAAAACTATTGCCTGATTACACCAGTGATAAAGAGATAAAAACAGTAATTCAAGTTGGGCTAGCTTCTGATATTGCCCCTATTTCAAACTTTATGGTTAAGCTTGCATTAGTTGAATTATCCAAAGGATTAGATACAGGAATAAAAAGCTTGGAAGAAGATTTTATATCTGATTTTTACATTTGGGCTAATCGAAGAGAAAACATTTACGAAAGTTGGAGTAAGTTAGAATTCAATTTTAATAAACCATCTATTTTAAGATGGTATGGGGCTAAAGTTTCAAAAGACCCTAATTGCATGGTTTGTGGATAG